Proteins encoded in a region of the Acidimicrobiia bacterium genome:
- a CDS encoding LLM class flavin-dependent oxidoreductase, with product MDFGVYIFPTDTTMQPIELAKRAESHGFESLWFAEHSHIPIDRTTPWGGRVGAPPLPEHYWRTHDQFVALAAAAAVTTTLKLGTGITLVAQRDPIWLAKEVASLDMISNGRLLFGIGYGWNKEEMAN from the coding sequence ATGGATTTTGGCGTCTACATCTTCCCCACCGACACGACCATGCAGCCGATCGAACTGGCCAAACGAGCTGAGTCTCACGGGTTTGAGTCACTCTGGTTTGCCGAGCACAGTCACATTCCCATCGACCGCACCACTCCCTGGGGAGGCCGGGTTGGGGCTCCTCCCCTCCCCGAGCACTACTGGCGGACCCACGACCAATTCGTCGCCCTGGCCGCCGCGGCGGCCGTCACAACAACGCTCAAGCTCGGCACTGGCATCACTCTCGTCGCCCAGCGCGACCCGATCTGGCTTGCGAAAGAGGTCGCCTCTCTTGACATGATCTCCAACGGCCGTCTGCTGTTCGGCATCGGATACGGCTGGAACAAGGAAGAGATGGCCAACCA